The genomic DNA AAGGGGGGCGACagacacccatttttgaaaaatttcccAATTcggtatatatttttgaaattttgtttttaaaatataaaaataaaaaaaggcctGCTTACGGTTCTCGAGGGAGATGACGGCCTGCTGCACCACTGAAGCGTCAGGTCGTCATGGTCGGCCCAGACAGGCCACGCGCCTGGGCTGCTGAAGCTCTAAAGCCCACAAACATTTGTTTGTAGATTAACCAACTAATAACAATAATAACTAAAAAAAATCGATAATGCTTCCACCTAAATTTTTAGTTCCTCTTAAAAATCTAAATTTTTTAGTTTGGTCCACTTGTAATCATTGACAATGATAGGTGGATCTTAGTCATATCGTATGCAAGTTGGACCAGCACTTCATCCCTAACTCGATCGCATAGGTCTTACAAGGCAACTATACATATCTGATACTTATACCAATTTTGTCCGTCTAGTACTTAAAAAAATAAACTTCCTTCATAAATTTACTATTAACCGATGGGACTTTCGTTCTCATTTACGGCCTGTTCGGCTGGCTATCTGGATAGCCAGCCAACGGTGAACATGCCCATGGGTTAGGGTCCTTCAAGCTAGCTAGTACTACAAACTAGCTAAGATAACACCATTGCCATATGCCAACAACGAACCATTAGATAACCAATGTTTTAGGTCATGTTTCGATCCATGGACTAAACTTTTGGTCTAAATTTTAGTTTATTAGATGATCCAAACAGTGAACTAAAATGTAGACTAAAATTTAGTTTCATTCCAACTAGTTTAGTCCATTAGTCCTCAAAACCCACCTACTTTTGGAGTAAACTAACCAACGAACTGCCAAAATACCAAACTACCCATCATATGCAGGCACCGCAACAGCAAAATCCAAGGGTGAAAAGGGAAATTTCTACAATTCACTATATGCCCCACCTAAAGTTTAGTTCATCCAAATAGTTGTGGACTAAAGTTTAGGtcggactaaagtttagtcttAGTTCCGGTTTGGATCACGTATGACTAAATTTAGTCGGGACTTGATTAAACATTTTTGGGGCAGTTCATGCCATCAACCGTCCCTAAAAATCTATTTCTAGATGCAGGTGATGCCATCACCGCCCTTAGAAATGCATTTTTATGGACGGGTCATGGTTTCATCCGTCCCTAGAATGCACCCCTAAAAATGGTGGTCATTTCTAGGGACAGATGACATcatcacccatccctaaaattATATTTCCAGAGGTGGTTGAATTACTACAATAACCCCCACTCCATTTGTAGGAGTGGGTTATCTTTTGGGCTGCCCCTAGAAAAAAAATAGGGTAACCCTACAAGTCATTTTTACAGTAGTGTAACGTACATAGTGATGGtaaaagagaaaaataatgGAAGATAATGCATAATTTGGTGGCTTCATAGAACCATAATAACATAATCTTACGTTCATATATGAATTATCAATACTAGCTGCGCAATTTGGGCAGGCAGCTGATACCTGCTGGTTCAATCTAAGAAGACAATCACAAATTAAGGTACTATTTGGATCCAAGTGTTGATAGGTAaaagtgctaaattttagcataAGTATATCTAAACATGAGTGCTAATAGGGTGAGCTAAAGTTTAGCTAAGATTCAAAACCTTTAGCAAAGGTATAGGTGCTAATAAGTGCTAGagtttagcactcaactttagcTCCTCCAAACAAACTCTAAATGTAATCTTACATAAGTTTGGCTTTTATTCAGAACATCATACATTGACAGAAGGTCTGCAAAGAATATCAAAGTTTTGCTACGGAAATGGGCACCGGCAGATTTTCCGAAGGCGAGGGGCTCCTTTTGTCTGCCATCTGTAACAGCAAATACCACAGTATATAAGGCAATGTATAAGATTTTCTGTTTCATCATCTATATATGCTTATTGCAGCCTAGTATACAAATTCATTTACCAATTCAAGGCATCCTTTTTTTTCAATTCTTCAAAATTAGTGCGGTTAACATGAGTTTTTTTATGAAAGGTTAAGATGAGTTCAATCTGTCAGTACTGTTTTGGACATTTTCTATGCATTCAATGAAATGCAGCGTCTGGTAACCGTATGCATACAGTGTTGTTAATATTTTGCACCTTGGTGTCAGTGGTCTTCTGAATGAAACCCTTTTCTTGCAGAGATTTCACTGCTTCATAGAGGTATTCACGCAGCGGTGTGAACTTCATGCCCAGGTCTTTCAGAGGCTGGTTCGTAAACTTGTAGCCCTTTTTTGGTGGACCCACCTCATCCTTGCACCTGCAGAGAAGAAGCAAGATGAGTACGCATGCACACGCAGCAATCCTTCCTCCTCATTCAGAGTCCGAACTCCGAAAGGACCAGAAATTAGTACCACCTCGTCGGAATGGGGTACTCGGGGAAGAGCTCGGCGAGGATGCGGCACAGCTCGCCGCGGTGCAGCGCGCTCTCGGCGCAGACGaaccgccgcgcgccggcgccgggcaccTCGAGCACCCTGACGTGCGCCTCGGCGGCGTCCCCGACGTGCACGTACGCGTGCGACGCGTTGGCGTACGTGGCGACCTCCCCGTTGAGGTACTTGGTGATGTGGGTGCTGCTCACGTTGAGGCCGGGCTGCAGCAGCGCGCCGAGCGCGATGACCGGGACGACGACCGCCATGTCCAGCCCCCGTGCTCGCGCCGCGTCCCAGGCGCCCTTCTCCGCGACCGTCTTGGCGTACGAGTACCAGTTCTGTGCGTGCGTACGCAATGGTGCCGTGCGTGATTATATATCTTCCTGTTCGATGACACTGGTTTGCCGCTGGCGCtggtgatgacgacgacgatgctCACCTCGGTGTTCTTGCAGTAGTCGAGGTCGCTCCAGGACGACTCGTCGAGGGGCGCCTCGGGGTCGCGCCGCGGGTCCATGTACATGGCGCTGATGGTGGAGGACAGCACcagccgccgcacgccggcgtcggccgcggcgTCCACCACGTTCCGCGTCCCGGTGACGACCGCTTCGACGATTTCGGCCTGGCAGCGGCAGCGCCGGCGAGCAAAAATACGACAAGGGAGATGAGGACCGTGACCCGGCCTAGAGCTGCTTCCCAGCAGAATAACTAGCTTACCGGGTCGCCAACAAGCGGCGCGGCGGTGTGGACGACGCCGTCGCAGCCGCTGAAGGCGGCGCGCAGGCCGGGCCGGTCGAGCAGGCCGACCCGCAGTCCCGCACCATGGccagccgctccgccgcgccgtcgagcGCCCACAGGTGCGCGTTCTTGGGGTcgtcggcggcgctgcgggaggtGCCCCGGACGGCGTAGCCGCGGGCGAGGAGGAGCTTGACGATCCAGGACCCGATGAAGCCTCCGGCGCCGGTGACGCACACGAGGACGGCCATGGCCAGACGCCGATATCGGTCGCACGCGCAGCGGGGTGGTGACTGGTGAAGGCGGCCGCAGTGGGATGCGGCAGCAGGGTACGGTACGTACCTCTCGCCACTGTCCACGTTTTAATAACAAGGCACGACGCCCGCACGCACAACTTACGCTGTGAACTTGCTTGCTGCCTACCTCGTGACGAGGTCCTCGTCTGATCTTTGGGCTTGGACACAAGATGATAAGCTTTGAAGTATAAACTATTATTAGTTTCATTGTGGTTATAATGATCTTTACACGTTAGATATCTAATAAGTTGTCTCATTGTATGATTTTATTAATTTTCATGATGTGGACGAGAGATAACGCGGTATAATGTAGAATTAAGAAGTACTATAAAACAATGCGCGCCTCATCTCGTGAGTGTTATGGTTTGCGGTCAGCTCTGACAAGAATACAACAAAATGACTAACAGCAAGACCTATATTAGAGGCGACAACATGTGGTGGCGTCCTGCCCGTAGATATAATCAATCTTTGTGACATGTTCATCGTAGACTGTGATGAGATGCGAGTGGCCACACGAATAAATCAAAATCAGTATATTATTATATGGTAATCCCACGCCATCATTTATACGTGATCATTGGCCACCCGATCAATATGTAGACTGGGCTTTGGCCAAATTTTTTGACCCACCACAAAAATCAGACCGGGacgaataaattttttttgacccAAACGCAACCTGTTCtaaaatttgtaaataaaaaaatcaggTTGGATATAGTCTCATATCAAAAAATACGATCCAATAGTCGGGTCAAACCAGGTTCGGATAAAAAAACACCGAGATTTTTTGATCCAACCCGATAAATAATCAAGTCTAGGTTGCAGGGTAAAAAGACTATATACATTTGCTTCAAGTCCTCGCAGCCCACAAGATTGTTCAACTTATAATGTAAATTTGACACATATTTCTTTCATGCAAATACATTCTTAAACCAACAACTATAGATAAGATTAATAGCAAGTAAAGTGTGACTTGATAAACACATAGTGCAAAAAAAAGTCCAAAATCAAGGGTAGAAGTCAACATTCACATGGAAACTTATTAGCCAGGATCGGGTAAAATatctactactccctccatcccaaaaaataagtcatctTAGGGATTCTACTACAAATTAACAAGAACGTAATATGATcatgtttgcccctatttattacccatatttggcactaattgattcatgcatgcacatgcattTTTTAAATAGGGTAAGATGGCTaattttttgggacaaattttgaatcccaaactgacttgttttttttgggacggagggagtatgtgagATAAAGGCGGTGACAAGAGGTCATCATACTCTAAAAAAAAGGGTGGTTGAATTGgatgtttctataaaaaaacTCTAAAGACTTTCACAGGTTTCTAAAGAGGAAACACATCAGGTGCAAAAAAATCTCTTCATGCAAActgtgcaaacttcaatctgggccacTGGATCGACATCCAAGGGGTATTGGAGTattggataattttacaattaaccgtccgcctctaatcacacttttgcaaatccccctctCAGTCCTCCTGCACACCCGTTTGGATGATGATCCGGGGGCACAGTTGAAGTTTGCATAGTTTGCACAAAGACATTGGTTTGCATTTGATAGATTCCCTTCTAAAAATATCCTAAAATATATTGTACATCATGATAATTTACGGTACACAATTCGGATTTCTCTATTTAGATCATGCATTCCTTGTGACCCACGAAGGGCATCTTCGGCTTCGATTACGCCAGACTCATGGGTCTCATCCTGATCACACCTTAATCGTGATCCTCAATCAGCACCCTCTTGCTTTTACCCTCATTCTCATTGGCGATTTTCTGCATGTATATCATAATCAGTACTCCCACTGTCTAAGGATATAGTTATTTTTAGGTTTTCTCAAGTCAAACCTTTTAAATTTTGACTATAGATAGTAAGAATAACATTAATTGGTAAACATTAATTGGTACTCCCACTGAtttaaagtaaaaaaaataattatcataACATTAAACCTTTTctatttaattttattttttagaatcattggtcaaagatgaaaatATTTGACTTTGACCAAGTCTAAAAGTCGCTATATTTTAGGATGAAGATTGGCACCGGAGGTTAGAGAAAAGATTGGAGGATACAACCCCAAATAAGAATGATCTTCAAAGTCACACGTGACCTTCATCTTGTTTTACCAATAAAAAATCCCCTAACAGATACGGGCCTCGTTTCAACCTTATATCGGGCCACACGGGCTTTGTAGTAACAACAGTCAGTGGTAACTGATGAGAAACTGAATAATAGTGGTGTTTTAATGTtaaaaataatactaacgttcTTTCTAAATACgttttaaatttatttatacTAGAAAAATAGGCGGCCATTTCTTCACTGCTAGGTGCAAAGGCAATAGCCCTCATCGCTCGCCAGAGCTACTGCTGGAGCTCGGAGCTCCCTTCCAGTCTGCAGGGTCATCTTTAGGACGCCTCCCACCTCCCCACCTTTTTTTTTATTGAACATACCTGTATTAAATTGAAAGATACGGTACAAAGATCAGTACACAAACAGACAGTTATGGCCAAATATAAAGGATACGTGATCCACCATACATTTGACACAAAGGTCCCTGAAAAACACGAGATTTACAACGAAGACCCTAGAACCTTTGTGATCCAGATTCtgtcgccggcgagcctcgccaTCTGCCATCGAAATCGATCTCCATCCACCCAAGGCCAACCAGAGCCCCATCTCTAAGAAGCTTTGAAAAGAGCCGCAATAAACACTCGCCATGAACGACGAGATGAAACCGCCACGGGAAACCCATCGGCCGGGGACGCACCTCGAGCTCCGGTGACCTTGGACAAAGATCCGCTGGCGATGATCGGGACCGTCACGAGAAGGTTGGACCTGCTCCACTCGCCAAGCTTCCACCAGACCCGAAGCACCCTCTCTACCCACCAAACAAAAAGCCAACGAGCTCACCTCCTTCGTGGGACGACGAGACGCCGGCGACCACCTCCTGTACAGCAGCTCCACCACGGAAGCACCACCTCCACGGACCCACCATTGCCGCCGGGGTGAAGCAGCAAAGGGACGGGGACGCCGCCTGGACACCAACACCTAAAACTACTAGGACCTAACCTACCCGCACCACCCGATCGGGGCCCAATGGTTTCCGTCCCCTCCCAACGACTCTGAGGCCatcggaggaagaggagactgccGTCCCCCGCGGCGACAAAATCGCCTTTTCTCGCCCCTTTAACTGTAGCAGAGCGAGAGAGTTCGAGAGGAGTCtggtggcaaaaaaaaaactgacggGTCACCTCCCCACCTTAGTGCGCGTGATATGACGATATCCTTCCAGGTAACGTgcatttctcttttcttttcccttgattttctattttatttttatttctcaAATGTGGGTAGCTAGAATCATTAGCATGGGTAGATCATTAGTACACGAAATTAAATGTTTcttccatttctttttctttcctttcattTTCGCATACCTTCCTTATTTAACATGTGTAGGTAGCTACAATTATTAGCTACATGGTGGCTAATCAAATTCGTGTATTTGAAAAGTTTTTCTAGAAAGAGTTATGTGTAAAGTTGTGCGGAATAAGGTGTATGAATAGATTTACGATGACATGATTACTTATACATGTTATTCATAAAAGTTGTGTTGGAAAAATTATGCAGAGAAGTTTTTATTAGAATTTTACTAGCTCGTAAACTTTATTATTGGCACTAGTCTCATATGAACTTGTGATGAAAGGTTATCACTAAAAAATTATTCTGAAAAATTATAAGGATAAGTTATGCCTAAAAGTTCGTCCAAAACTGCTCTAACAACAATTTCACTGGAAAGATATTCTAAAAAAGTTTGAATATAATTATATACACAACTTTATAACTTTTTTAAAATGGAAAATTGTTGGAAATAAAACTTTCCAAAAGTGTTGTCAGGGAGATCGATCGCTGGGAAGCCTCTGCGGGCTACCGAACTAGAAATGTCCTAGCCTGCCCTCCACCAAttgattaaaaaaattattgctTCTATCAACATTCAAAACACCATCTAAACTAGTCACTATAAAAATTATGGTGTGCTATAATAAGCTccttttcagcaaaaaaaatttacccATACGATGAGGGGGAAACAGCAGAGATTGTAAAATTTGTCCTTTTGCTTGTCGTATAGCTCACTTTTTTGTCTGAAGTTTTGTAGCGTGATAAATTATAGCATACCTTGCAACATCAattttccatttcaaaaaaaatacaacaCCAGTTTTTCGAAGAACTTTCTATAAATATTTGGTTGGTGTTTGGAGAACTGAGAACGCAATATTTTCACGATTTTTATGTAAACAAAACTGGATAAAAGGGCGAAACATGTCACGCATCTAACGGGTGAGCCTGAGCGCTCCACGAGAATATGTTCTGCACCGCGCCCCAACCGCtgcgcccgcggccgcggccgctctGGCCCGCGCCACGATGCTCCAGCTCCGACAACTCccagccctcgccgccgccgccctccaccgcggcggccggcggcatccGTCGCCTGGTGCTCCCGCCCGAGGGCCGCGCGAAGCTGGACCCGCGCCCCGACCGCGACTTCTACGGGTTCCCGCGGCTCGTGACGCACGTGGACGACGGCTTCATCGCCGCGCTCACGGGCCTCTACCGGGAGCGCCTCCGCGCCGGGTGGGACGTGCTCGACCTCATGAGCTCCTGGGTCAGCCACCTGCCGCCGGAGGTCCGGTTCCGCCGCGTAGTCGGCCACGGGCTCAACGCGCAGGAGCTCGCCAGGAACCCGCGCCTGGACTCCTTCTTCGTCAAGGACCTCAACGAGGAGCAGCAGCTCGCGCTCGAGGGCAGCTTCGACGCCGTGCTCTGCACCGTCAGCGTGCAGTACCTGCAGTACCCTGAAAAGGTAGAAGCAGCATCTCCTCTTCTTTCAACTACTGCAATTAACAGCTA from Panicum virgatum strain AP13 chromosome 7N, P.virgatum_v5, whole genome shotgun sequence includes the following:
- the LOC120682096 gene encoding uncharacterized protein LOC120682096, coding for MFCTAPQPLRPRPRPLWPAPRCSSSDNSQPSPPPPSTAAAGGIRRLVLPPEGRAKLDPRPDRDFYGFPRLVTHVDDGFIAALTGLYRERLRAGWDVLDLMSSWVSHLPPEVRFRRVVGHGLNAQELARNPRLDSFFVKDLNEEQQLALEGSFDAVLCTVSVQYLQYPEKVFAEIFRVLKPGGVCIVSFSNRMFYEKAIGAWREGTASSRVQLVMQYFQCVEGFTQPEVVRELPAAGGSSASPLDAVLRLFGMASSDPFNAVISYRNFKPM